From a single Planctellipticum variicoloris genomic region:
- a CDS encoding helicase C-terminal domain-containing protein produces the protein MSEQLDLNGSVSLYEAVVECACRLDFHNYNDYRGTSLELIRQLRKALGSECIDYIEADLYILDEFQRFRDLIDEDSDSEAAVIAKQIFHKPDTKILLLSATPFKAFTGGDDLECGDEHYKEFRTVLSFLMENDRQALAEYERHRQALFKQLLTLRPDTAKIDPSHREVVEGVLRRVMCRTERLSVSKRRDAMTHDKWLDGPVPLTTGDVRTFVATDSVVQALNGTIDRPSYRLHAPLEFCKSAPCPLSFLDDYKLKKELKAKRDMPSVRAALEGNDRAWLDHASIDNYSLLMGEDDSTAANARFSLLVRESLACHAELLLWVPPSLPYYPLTGTFDATDGFSKTLVFSGWLMVPRMIASLLSYEVERRTIGNPKSVDPQEKDPRRYFVPEGGRRHPVPQLVYRTEGGEPGSMTNYTLLYPSLTLAGLFDPASALTSGRDRAAIESQIAAKCRELAVRLGLQRYVRNDGESDRWYWAAPVLLDKLSSDYGPVAESWLCSDDIHRTSFSTDGNTKDTSKSLHFQRLVRAFDAPHELGLGPLPPDLFEVLAQMALGSPSIVALRSLRSHYGGDDAANCALAFAAASALETMFNKPESIAAIRIAVPERTPYWRKVIRYCGDGCFQAVLDEYIHLLKSECETAGATIERLAGVMAFRTVPLDVDDLASFLRDEKKKLRCHFAENLGNQRIETEEGSKRVTGIRQNFNSPFRPFVLATPSIGQEGLDFHQYCRKVVHWNLPSNPIDLEQREGRVNRYKGHVIRLQVARKYGPLLLKDDLPSPDVWKDLFWIAEQNERGDSTCDLVPYWHVETTEFEQYRIERIIPLYPFSRDRARLVSLLRTLAIYRLAFGQPRQSELIEHLLRHVPEETLEQARSSLMIDLSPISYQRRMLTVLPESNSET, from the coding sequence ATGTCCGAGCAACTCGACCTGAACGGCTCCGTCAGTCTGTACGAAGCTGTCGTTGAGTGCGCCTGCCGCCTCGACTTTCACAACTACAACGACTACCGCGGCACGTCGCTCGAACTGATCCGGCAACTGAGGAAGGCGCTGGGATCGGAGTGCATCGACTACATCGAGGCCGACCTTTACATCCTCGACGAATTCCAGCGGTTCAGAGACCTCATCGACGAGGATAGTGACTCGGAAGCCGCCGTCATCGCCAAACAGATCTTCCACAAGCCGGACACGAAGATCCTGTTGCTCTCAGCAACCCCGTTCAAGGCGTTCACCGGGGGCGACGACCTCGAATGCGGTGATGAGCACTACAAAGAATTCCGAACGGTCCTTTCGTTCCTGATGGAGAACGACCGGCAGGCTCTCGCCGAGTACGAAAGACACCGGCAGGCGCTCTTCAAGCAACTGCTCACGCTGCGGCCGGACACGGCCAAGATCGACCCGTCGCACCGGGAGGTGGTAGAGGGGGTCCTGCGGCGGGTCATGTGCCGCACCGAACGGCTGAGCGTCTCAAAACGCCGGGACGCCATGACCCACGACAAGTGGCTCGATGGGCCAGTTCCGCTGACGACTGGAGATGTCCGTACGTTTGTGGCGACCGACAGTGTGGTTCAAGCCCTTAACGGGACCATTGACCGCCCATCTTACCGGCTGCACGCTCCGCTTGAGTTCTGTAAGTCGGCACCGTGCCCGTTGTCCTTCTTGGATGACTACAAGCTGAAGAAAGAGCTGAAGGCGAAACGGGACATGCCGAGCGTTCGGGCGGCTCTGGAAGGCAATGATCGGGCGTGGCTCGACCACGCAAGTATCGACAACTACAGCCTCCTCATGGGCGAAGACGACTCGACTGCGGCAAACGCCCGGTTCTCGCTGCTCGTACGCGAGTCGCTCGCGTGCCACGCCGAACTTCTCCTCTGGGTTCCCCCGAGTCTACCGTATTACCCGCTCACAGGAACCTTCGATGCCACGGACGGGTTTTCGAAGACGCTGGTGTTCTCGGGGTGGCTGATGGTGCCCCGCATGATAGCGTCATTGCTGTCCTACGAGGTTGAACGCCGCACCATCGGCAACCCGAAGTCGGTCGATCCGCAGGAGAAAGACCCCCGCAGGTATTTCGTGCCCGAAGGCGGGCGTCGGCACCCAGTCCCGCAGCTTGTCTACCGTACGGAAGGCGGTGAGCCGGGCAGCATGACGAACTATACGCTCCTGTACCCGTCGCTAACGCTCGCCGGGCTCTTCGACCCGGCTTCAGCGCTGACGTCAGGCCGGGACCGAGCGGCCATCGAGTCACAGATCGCCGCCAAGTGCCGGGAGCTGGCGGTACGACTCGGTCTGCAGCGGTATGTACGGAACGACGGTGAGTCTGACCGCTGGTACTGGGCAGCACCGGTCCTCCTCGACAAGCTCAGCTCCGACTACGGGCCAGTCGCTGAGTCGTGGCTCTGTTCCGACGACATCCACCGCACGAGCTTCTCGACGGATGGGAACACCAAGGACACCTCGAAGAGCCTGCATTTCCAGCGTCTCGTGCGAGCCTTCGACGCTCCGCACGAACTCGGGCTGGGTCCGCTGCCGCCTGACCTGTTTGAAGTTCTCGCCCAGATGGCGTTGGGGTCGCCCTCCATAGTTGCCCTCCGAAGCCTTCGATCCCATTACGGAGGGGACGACGCTGCCAACTGCGCGCTGGCCTTCGCGGCTGCGAGCGCACTTGAAACCATGTTTAACAAGCCGGAATCGATTGCCGCCATCAGGATCGCCGTCCCCGAACGGACTCCATATTGGCGAAAAGTGATCCGCTACTGCGGAGACGGCTGCTTCCAGGCCGTGCTCGACGAGTACATTCACCTCCTCAAGTCAGAGTGCGAGACTGCAGGCGCTACTATTGAACGCCTTGCGGGTGTGATGGCGTTTAGGACCGTCCCACTCGACGTGGACGACCTTGCGTCGTTCCTGCGAGACGAGAAGAAGAAGCTGCGGTGCCACTTCGCGGAGAATCTGGGAAATCAGCGGATCGAGACTGAGGAGGGCAGCAAGCGTGTGACCGGAATCCGCCAGAATTTCAACTCGCCATTCCGGCCCTTCGTGCTCGCCACGCCCTCGATTGGACAGGAAGGACTCGACTTCCACCAGTACTGTCGGAAGGTCGTGCATTGGAACCTACCGAGCAACCCCATCGACCTCGAACAGCGTGAGGGCCGCGTGAACCGGTACAAGGGGCACGTCATTCGCCTTCAGGTGGCGCGAAAATACGGCCCGCTGCTCTTGAAGGACGACCTGCCTTCGCCCGACGTTTGGAAAGATCTCTTCTGGATCGCCGAGCAGAACGAGCGGGGCGATTCGACGTGCGACCTGGTCCCTTACTGGCACGTCGAGACGACCGAGTTCGAGCAGTACCGCATCGAGAGGATCATTCCGCTGTACCCGTTCAGCCGTGACCGGGCGAGGCTCGTTTCCTTGCTGCGGACGCTCGCCATCTACCGACTCGCCTTCGGCCAGCCGCGGCAGTCGGAACTGATCGAGCACCTTCTACGACATGTGCCAGAGGAGACTCTGGAACAGGCTCGCAGCTCACTCATGATTGATCTTTCCCCGATCAGTTACCAACGGCGAATGCTGACCGTCCTGCCTGAGAGTAACTCTGAAACCTGA
- a CDS encoding DUF1559 domain-containing protein, which translates to MSNRPARRGFTLIELLVVIAIIAILIALLLPAVQQAREAARRTQCKNNLKQFGLALHNYHDTHNAFPSGWIGVNPASPTVANFEGVSGFGWGAMILPMLDQAPLYNRINFSLSILDPANLPVHEVVLPAFRCPSDTGPDRWEIGEEANPSNILARLPIANYVASFGTEAPEDICVGGSFPDAQCRGDGAMYHNSATRLRDFSDGASNSLLVGERKTDVQLGWYSTWVGSVPEGEEAPMRVVGVTDHTPNHPAQHLDDFSSRHVGGAQFLFGDGRVQFISENIDDSIYKGLATRSGGEVLGEF; encoded by the coding sequence ATGTCCAACCGCCCTGCCCGCCGCGGCTTTACACTCATCGAACTGCTGGTCGTCATCGCGATTATCGCGATCCTGATCGCCCTGCTCCTCCCGGCGGTGCAGCAGGCCCGCGAGGCGGCCCGGCGCACTCAGTGCAAGAACAATCTCAAACAGTTCGGCCTGGCGCTCCACAACTACCACGACACGCACAACGCCTTTCCGTCCGGCTGGATCGGCGTCAATCCCGCGTCGCCCACCGTCGCCAATTTCGAGGGTGTCTCCGGCTTCGGCTGGGGGGCGATGATTCTGCCGATGCTCGATCAGGCCCCGCTTTACAACCGCATCAACTTTTCGCTGTCGATTCTCGATCCGGCCAACCTGCCCGTCCACGAGGTCGTCCTGCCGGCGTTCCGGTGCCCCTCGGACACCGGTCCGGACCGGTGGGAAATCGGCGAAGAAGCCAATCCCTCCAACATCCTCGCACGACTGCCGATCGCGAACTATGTCGCCTCATTCGGGACCGAGGCTCCCGAGGACATCTGCGTCGGCGGCTCGTTTCCGGACGCGCAGTGCCGGGGCGACGGCGCGATGTACCACAACAGCGCCACTCGATTGAGGGACTTTTCGGACGGGGCCAGCAATTCCCTGCTCGTCGGCGAACGAAAGACCGACGTCCAGCTCGGCTGGTACTCCACCTGGGTGGGTTCAGTCCCCGAGGGAGAAGAGGCGCCGATGCGAGTTGTCGGCGTTACCGATCACACGCCGAATCACCCGGCCCAGCATCTGGACGACTTCAGCAGCCGACACGTCGGCGGAGCCCAGTTTCTGTTCGGCGACGGCCGCGTGCAGTTCATCAGCGAGAACATTGACGACTCGATCTACAAGGGCCTCGCGACGCGCTCCGGGGGCGAGGTTCTCGGCGAATTCTAA